A segment of the Mangrovimonas sp. YM274 genome:
AGTTCACACATTCCAACTGGGTCCCGTTTCTAATGTCGATACCGGTAGGGCAAACGTTTACACATTGCAGGCAGTCAATACAATCACCATGGCCAAGGGCTTGACGGTCTTCATTTTTTCTGAATTTTTTACGTCCATTTTCTCCCTCGCCACGTTTGTGGTCATAGGCTACCACAATGGATTTGGTATCCAAGAGTACTCCTTGTAACCTTCCGTAAGGGCAGGCGATAATACACACTTGTTCCCTAAACCAGGCAAACACAAAATAGAATACACCAGTAAATATGAGCAGCGGAAATAAAGTGCCCAAATGATCTAACGGGCCATCTTTGATATGGGAAATCAAAGTGTCGCTACCAATTAGGTAGGCTAAAAACACATTGGCAATAAGAAAGGAGATCAATAAAAAGATACTCCATTTTATAACTCGCTTTCTAATTTTTTCTGCATTCCAAGGTTGCCTGTCCAAGCGCATTTGTTTGCCACGATCACCATCAATCCAATATTCGATACGACGAAAGACCATTTCCATAAAAATGGTCTGTGGACAAATCCATCCACAAAAGATACGTCCGAAACCCACAGTGAACAAAGTGATGAACAAGATGCCAATCACCATGGCAATCACAAACAAATAGAAGTCCTGTGGCCAAAATGGGAATCCAAAAATGTTAAAGCGCCTTTCCAGCACATTGAACAGTAAAAATTGGTTGCCATTAATTTTGATAAAAGGAGCCAAAACCAAAAACGCCAACAACGCATAGCTTACCAACTTCCGTTTGTCGTAGTAGGGGCCACTAGGTTTTTTGGGGTATACCCAAGCGCGATTTCCTTCTTTGGTAACGGTGCCAATA
Coding sequences within it:
- the ccoG gene encoding cytochrome c oxidase accessory protein CcoG, with the protein product MDTPEQETFRDSIGTVTKEGNRAWVYPKKPSGPYYDKRKLVSYALLAFLVLAPFIKINGNQFLLFNVLERRFNIFGFPFWPQDFYLFVIAMVIGILFITLFTVGFGRIFCGWICPQTIFMEMVFRRIEYWIDGDRGKQMRLDRQPWNAEKIRKRVIKWSIFLLISFLIANVFLAYLIGSDTLISHIKDGPLDHLGTLFPLLIFTGVFYFVFAWFREQVCIIACPYGRLQGVLLDTKSIVVAYDHKRGEGENGRKKFRKNEDRQALGHGDCIDCLQCVNVCPTGIDIRNGTQLECVNCTACIDECDHIMESINLPKGLIRYASENEIEKKEKFKLTLRMKGYIAVLTILIGFLIGLLALRSDVEATILRLPGQLYEHKEDNVISNVFTYKLVNKTSKDIENIGFKLRNYEGIINLVSANEKFDVPGQGLSEGTLFIEIKQGDLRGDKNKLTIDVYSNEELIETTTVNFLGPRSYK